The following are encoded together in the Streptomyces sp. NBC_01465 genome:
- a CDS encoding PDR/VanB family oxidoreductase, translating into MPRIRHVALVAAAALLARQALRGRIARSPLWPMPTLDEPISGRNKRRRTLTATITERTTPAEGVVQLRLEGDDLPSWTPGAHIDVVLPSGLVRQYSLCGDPAERGAYTIATRRIEDGRGGSREVHDVLDEADQVEIRGPRNRFPLVEAESYVFVAGGIGITPILPMLRQLDAAGAEWKLLYCGRSRATMPFLDEVEKLGAQGDRVSVVAQDEQGFPELDFTTSPGDAAFYCCGPEGLMTAVAEAVPATAALHLERFTPGAAAPGGAFEVELHRTGRTITVPADSTVLAAVRAELPNVSYSCEQGFCGTCQQRVLAGDIDHRDELLTDSERDDSILICVSRCNGERLVLDL; encoded by the coding sequence ATGCCGCGCATCCGTCACGTCGCCCTCGTAGCCGCCGCGGCGCTGCTCGCCCGGCAGGCCCTGCGCGGCCGGATCGCCCGCTCTCCGCTGTGGCCGATGCCGACGCTGGACGAGCCGATCTCGGGCCGGAACAAGCGGCGCCGGACACTCACCGCCACGATCACGGAGCGCACGACTCCGGCGGAGGGAGTCGTCCAACTCCGCTTGGAGGGCGACGACTTGCCCTCCTGGACGCCGGGTGCTCACATCGACGTGGTACTGCCGTCGGGCCTCGTCCGGCAGTACTCCCTGTGCGGCGACCCCGCCGAGCGGGGTGCGTACACGATCGCCACACGCCGCATCGAGGACGGGCGGGGCGGCTCGCGCGAGGTCCACGACGTACTCGACGAGGCGGACCAGGTGGAGATCCGCGGTCCGCGCAACCGCTTCCCGCTGGTGGAGGCGGAGTCGTACGTCTTCGTGGCGGGAGGGATCGGGATCACGCCGATCCTGCCGATGCTGCGGCAGCTGGACGCGGCGGGCGCGGAGTGGAAGCTGCTGTACTGCGGGCGGTCGCGCGCCACGATGCCGTTCCTGGACGAGGTCGAGAAGCTGGGCGCACAGGGCGACCGCGTCAGTGTCGTCGCCCAGGACGAACAGGGCTTCCCCGAGCTGGACTTCACGACGTCCCCCGGAGACGCGGCGTTCTACTGCTGCGGACCCGAGGGCCTGATGACGGCGGTCGCCGAAGCAGTCCCGGCGACGGCCGCCCTCCATCTGGAGCGCTTCACGCCGGGAGCGGCAGCCCCCGGCGGCGCCTTCGAGGTGGAGCTGCACCGCACGGGCCGTACGATCACCGTCCCCGCCGACAGCACAGTGCTCGCGGCCGTACGCGCGGAGCTGCCGAACGTCTCGTACTCCTGCGAACAGGGCTTCTGCGGCACCTGCCAACAGCGCGTCCTGGCAGGCGACATCGACCACCGCGACGAGCTGCTGACGGACTCCGAGCGCGACGACTCGATACTGATCTGTGTGTCGCGCTGCAACGGGGAGCGCCTGGTCCTGGACCTCTAG
- a CDS encoding carboxymuconolactone decarboxylase family protein — protein MIIEIPEGEEPIPYVWGDMVPGIGMAAANFSLAVYAHTTLGLREFEAARLRIAQINGCVFCLDWRTEKDGEKVEEGFDDAVAEWRTADVFDDRTRLAAEYAERYALDHHNLDDEFWERMTAHYSQVEIVELSMSIGSWLAFGRLNHVLGLDSVCVLPKV, from the coding sequence GTGATTATCGAGATCCCCGAGGGCGAGGAGCCCATCCCCTACGTGTGGGGCGACATGGTCCCCGGCATCGGCATGGCCGCAGCCAACTTCTCCCTCGCCGTGTACGCCCACACCACCCTCGGTCTGCGCGAGTTCGAGGCGGCCAGGCTGCGCATCGCGCAGATCAACGGGTGTGTGTTCTGCCTCGACTGGCGGACCGAGAAGGACGGCGAGAAGGTCGAGGAGGGGTTCGACGACGCGGTGGCCGAGTGGCGTACCGCCGACGTCTTCGACGACCGCACCCGGCTGGCCGCCGAGTACGCCGAGCGGTACGCACTCGACCACCACAACCTCGACGACGAGTTCTGGGAGCGGATGACCGCCCACTACAGCCAGGTCGAGATCGTCGAGCTCAGCATGAGCATCGGGTCCTGGCTGGCGTTCGGGCGGCTCAACCACGTGCTGGGGCTCGACTCCGTCTGCGTACTCCCGAAGGTCTAG